In the genome of Sorangium aterium, one region contains:
- a CDS encoding SDR family oxidoreductase produces the protein MASKLAGRVVLITGASSGIGEALAREVARRGGRVVLAARRAERLEALATEIRRSGGEALATPCDVTRDGDVERAVAQASEAFGGLDIAIANAGFGVAGRVEDLALDDFRRQLETNVFGALRTVKAALPELKRSRGGVALVGSVMGYLAVPAVGAYTMSKFAVRALAETLRAELHADGVAVTHVAPGYVASEIRQIDNAGNRHEGAQDPVPRWLVMPAQTAARQIMDGIVARRAEVIVTAHGKLGVSLSRHAPWLLRATVSRLPRKRRVSER, from the coding sequence ATGGCAAGCAAGCTCGCCGGTCGGGTCGTTCTCATCACGGGCGCGTCGTCGGGGATCGGCGAGGCCCTCGCCCGGGAGGTCGCCCGGCGCGGCGGCCGGGTCGTCCTCGCGGCGCGGCGGGCCGAGCGGCTCGAGGCGCTCGCGACGGAGATCCGGCGGTCCGGCGGCGAGGCGCTCGCGACCCCGTGCGACGTCACGCGCGACGGCGACGTGGAGCGCGCCGTCGCGCAGGCGAGCGAGGCGTTCGGGGGGCTCGACATCGCCATCGCGAACGCCGGGTTCGGCGTGGCGGGACGCGTCGAGGATCTCGCGCTCGACGATTTCCGCCGGCAGCTCGAGACCAACGTCTTCGGCGCGCTGCGCACCGTGAAGGCCGCGCTGCCGGAGCTCAAGCGATCGCGCGGCGGCGTCGCGCTCGTCGGCAGCGTGATGGGCTACCTCGCGGTCCCCGCGGTGGGCGCCTACACGATGAGCAAGTTCGCGGTGCGCGCCCTCGCCGAGACGCTGCGCGCGGAGCTCCACGCCGACGGCGTCGCGGTCACGCACGTCGCGCCGGGGTACGTGGCGAGCGAGATCCGCCAGATCGACAACGCGGGCAACCGGCACGAGGGCGCCCAGGATCCCGTGCCGCGCTGGCTCGTCATGCCGGCGCAGACGGCGGCGCGACAGATCATGGACGGCATCGTCGCGCGGCGCGCCGAGGTGATCGTCACCGCCCACGGCAAGCTCGGGGTGTCGCTCTCGAGGCACGCCCCGTGGCTCCTCCGCGCGACCGTGTCGAGGCTCCCGCGCAAGCGCCGCGTCAGCGAGCGCTGA
- a CDS encoding tetratricopeptide repeat protein, whose protein sequence is MRSHSIRRSLAALLVAAACAAPAPASGEPPPSLSRVEALLAQGDYAEAEKVVLSLQGGKERAAALLAKARIELLTGRYDDAVKTAKAAAALGKEARIAAAPLRAEALARRGKMAEAIAAVREVEREDDARRARLMLGELLIESGKRGEARAPLMTIIDDYNDDKITASDAEGLSLVGRAAHLLRSARDANDAFNAAEKVGGKQRVETLLWRAELFLDKYDPGHAGQVVKEALKLAPKDPFSRVAMARVKLESAMDFGGADSEVAQALSVNPNLAEAYFVRAGLALRDMDIDAADAAADRGLKVNPNDLELLSIKAAGRFLADDAAGFEAIKAKVLGLNPGFSRFFQIVGEFAEWEHRYDDIVKMMAEATQVDPDDAKAHATLGLNLIRAGDEKSGVLSLQKAWDKDRFNVRVFNTLNLYEKDIATQYVTVEGQTFRVRYHKQERAILERYVPRMLEEAWGSMVKRYGFTPKVPVSIELYASTENFSVRTSGLPNVGIQGVCFGQTLAALSPAAGEFNWGNVLWHELGHVFAIQLSKNHVPRWFTEGLSEYETIVRRPEWHREEDPALFAALKGGRIPAVDGFNRAFTHVDNIEDVTMAYFAASQIVVFMAGEFGFPKVVSMLPRWAAGKRTQEVVKESLGISAEELDRRFRAWLKPRLERYEKQYVPDLHAPPLDEARKAAARAPKDAKRLVELALALFEDGQRQEGEAVLAEALRVDPKQPDATYLKVRAAFAEKKPDEAARLLSKMIADGNDGYVVRMKLADLAELKKDAAKMKANLEAASRQDPTQAEPLQGLYDLAHRQKDAAGELSALRRLALLDQHDRRVWRRLLRLLVERGAWEEARKVGEGAIFVDVANPEIHRLYARALARTGRHVSAIYELNSALLAGSKPGDAAEIYGELAKAYAKMKRDDYAKQALEYQKAMRGASPPAPRAMPD, encoded by the coding sequence ATGCGAAGCCACTCGATCCGCCGCTCTCTTGCCGCTCTCCTCGTCGCCGCCGCCTGCGCGGCCCCCGCTCCCGCCTCCGGCGAGCCGCCCCCCTCGCTTTCGCGCGTGGAGGCGCTCCTCGCGCAGGGCGACTATGCGGAGGCCGAGAAGGTCGTCCTCAGCCTCCAGGGCGGGAAGGAGCGCGCCGCGGCGCTGCTCGCGAAGGCGCGGATCGAGCTGCTCACGGGTCGCTACGACGACGCGGTGAAGACGGCGAAGGCCGCCGCCGCGCTCGGCAAGGAGGCGCGGATCGCCGCCGCGCCGCTTCGGGCCGAGGCGCTCGCGCGCCGCGGGAAGATGGCCGAGGCGATCGCGGCGGTGCGCGAGGTGGAGCGGGAGGACGACGCCCGCCGCGCGCGGCTCATGCTCGGCGAGCTCCTGATCGAGTCGGGCAAGCGGGGCGAGGCGCGCGCGCCGCTGATGACGATCATCGACGACTACAACGACGACAAGATCACCGCGAGCGACGCGGAGGGGCTGTCGCTGGTCGGGCGCGCGGCGCACCTGCTCCGGAGCGCGCGCGACGCGAACGACGCGTTCAACGCGGCCGAGAAGGTGGGCGGCAAGCAGCGGGTCGAGACGTTGCTCTGGCGGGCCGAGCTGTTCCTCGACAAATACGACCCCGGCCACGCCGGGCAGGTCGTGAAGGAGGCGCTCAAGCTCGCCCCGAAGGATCCGTTTTCCCGCGTCGCCATGGCGCGCGTCAAGCTCGAGAGCGCGATGGACTTCGGCGGCGCCGACAGCGAGGTCGCGCAGGCGCTCTCCGTGAATCCGAACCTCGCCGAGGCCTACTTCGTCCGCGCCGGGCTCGCGCTCCGCGACATGGACATCGACGCCGCGGACGCTGCAGCCGACCGCGGGCTCAAGGTGAACCCGAACGACCTCGAGCTGCTCTCGATCAAGGCGGCGGGCCGCTTCCTCGCCGACGACGCGGCCGGCTTCGAGGCCATCAAGGCGAAGGTGCTCGGCCTGAACCCGGGGTTCTCGCGGTTCTTCCAGATCGTCGGCGAGTTCGCGGAGTGGGAGCACCGCTACGACGACATCGTCAAGATGATGGCGGAGGCGACGCAGGTCGATCCGGACGACGCGAAGGCGCACGCCACGCTCGGCCTGAACCTGATCCGCGCCGGCGACGAGAAGAGCGGCGTGCTCTCGCTGCAGAAGGCGTGGGACAAGGACCGCTTCAACGTGCGGGTCTTCAATACGCTGAACCTCTACGAGAAGGACATCGCGACGCAGTACGTGACCGTCGAGGGGCAGACGTTCCGCGTCCGCTACCACAAGCAGGAGCGGGCGATCCTCGAGCGGTACGTGCCGCGCATGCTCGAGGAGGCGTGGGGCTCGATGGTGAAGCGGTACGGCTTCACGCCGAAGGTCCCGGTCTCGATCGAGCTCTACGCGTCGACGGAGAACTTCAGCGTCAGGACGAGCGGCCTGCCCAACGTGGGCATCCAGGGCGTCTGCTTCGGCCAGACGCTCGCGGCGCTGAGCCCGGCGGCGGGGGAGTTCAACTGGGGGAACGTGCTGTGGCACGAGCTCGGGCACGTCTTCGCGATCCAGCTCTCGAAGAACCACGTCCCGCGCTGGTTCACCGAGGGGCTCAGCGAGTACGAGACGATCGTGCGGCGGCCCGAGTGGCACCGCGAGGAAGATCCGGCGCTGTTCGCCGCCCTGAAGGGCGGGAGGATCCCGGCGGTCGACGGGTTCAACCGGGCGTTCACGCACGTCGACAACATCGAGGACGTGACGATGGCCTACTTTGCGGCGAGCCAGATCGTGGTCTTCATGGCGGGCGAGTTCGGCTTCCCGAAGGTGGTCTCGATGCTGCCCCGGTGGGCCGCGGGCAAGCGGACGCAGGAGGTGGTGAAGGAGTCGCTCGGGATCAGCGCGGAGGAGCTCGATCGGCGCTTCCGCGCGTGGCTGAAGCCCCGGCTCGAGCGCTACGAGAAGCAGTACGTCCCGGATCTGCACGCGCCGCCGCTCGACGAGGCGCGCAAGGCGGCGGCGCGCGCTCCGAAGGACGCGAAGCGGCTCGTCGAGCTCGCGCTCGCGCTGTTCGAGGACGGGCAGCGCCAGGAGGGCGAGGCGGTGCTCGCCGAGGCGCTCCGGGTCGACCCGAAGCAGCCTGACGCGACCTACCTCAAGGTGCGGGCGGCCTTCGCCGAGAAGAAGCCCGACGAGGCGGCGAGGCTCTTGAGCAAGATGATCGCCGACGGGAACGACGGCTACGTCGTGCGGATGAAGCTCGCTGATCTCGCCGAGCTGAAGAAGGACGCGGCGAAGATGAAGGCGAACCTCGAGGCGGCGTCGCGCCAGGATCCCACGCAGGCCGAGCCGCTCCAGGGGCTGTACGACCTCGCGCATCGGCAGAAGGACGCTGCGGGCGAGCTCTCGGCGCTTCGCCGGCTCGCGCTCCTCGATCAGCACGATCGCCGTGTCTGGCGGCGGCTGCTCCGGCTGCTCGTGGAGCGCGGCGCGTGGGAGGAGGCGCGCAAGGTCGGCGAGGGCGCGATCTTCGTCGACGTGGCGAACCCGGAGATCCACCGGCTCTATGCGCGGGCGCTGGCGCGCACGGGGCGGCACGTGTCGGCGATCTACGAGCTGAACAGCGCGCTCCTAGCCGGGTCGAAGCCGGGGGATGCGGCGGAGATCTACGGGGAGCTCGCCAAGGCGTACGCGAAGATGAAGCGGGACGACTACGCGAAGCAGGCGCTCGAGTACCAGAAGGCGATGAGGGGCGCGTCACCGCCTGCGCCGCGGGCGATGCCGGATTGA
- the hemH gene encoding ferrochelatase: MTTAVLLSCHGTVERLDDLPAFVTNIRRGRPAPPEVIDEVRRRFQAIGGSPLMRITQAQADALAARLGLPVAIAGRLWHPYPAEVLGALHRSGVRRVVSLPLAPQSVDVYHAVVRDAAAEQGGMEVRCVPAWGLDPALIDAFVEVIDEALARAPEESRAKTAVILSAHSLPQRIIAAGDPYERQFRAMAAEVERRIAPRRNPVLVAFQSQGMTGDAWLGPDLRSTFDGLAARGVREALIAPIGFVADHVETLYDLDVEAQVFAREAGLARLSRAPAVNTRPRFIDALEALVRRELAQAAP; the protein is encoded by the coding sequence GTGACCACCGCCGTCCTCCTCAGCTGCCACGGCACCGTCGAGCGGCTCGACGATCTGCCCGCATTCGTCACCAACATCCGCCGCGGCAGGCCGGCCCCGCCAGAGGTGATCGACGAGGTCCGCCGCCGCTTCCAGGCGATCGGCGGCTCGCCGCTCATGCGCATCACGCAAGCCCAGGCGGACGCGCTCGCCGCGAGGCTCGGTCTCCCGGTCGCCATTGCCGGGCGCCTCTGGCACCCGTATCCGGCCGAGGTGCTCGGCGCGCTCCACCGCAGCGGCGTGAGGCGCGTCGTCTCGCTGCCGCTCGCGCCGCAGTCCGTCGACGTCTACCACGCCGTCGTCCGCGACGCGGCCGCCGAGCAGGGCGGCATGGAGGTCCGGTGCGTGCCCGCGTGGGGGCTCGATCCGGCGCTGATCGACGCCTTCGTCGAGGTGATCGACGAGGCGCTCGCGCGCGCCCCCGAGGAGAGCCGGGCGAAGACGGCGGTGATCCTCTCGGCCCACAGCCTCCCGCAGCGGATCATCGCCGCCGGAGATCCGTACGAGCGCCAGTTCCGCGCGATGGCCGCCGAGGTGGAGCGCCGCATCGCCCCTCGCAGGAACCCGGTGCTCGTCGCCTTCCAGAGCCAGGGCATGACCGGCGACGCCTGGCTCGGTCCGGATCTGCGGTCGACGTTCGATGGCCTCGCCGCGCGCGGCGTGCGGGAGGCGCTGATCGCGCCGATCGGCTTCGTCGCGGATCACGTCGAGACCCTCTACGATCTCGACGTGGAGGCGCAGGTATTCGCCCGTGAGGCGGGCCTCGCGCGGCTCTCCCGGGCGCCGGCCGTGAACACGCGGCCGCGCTTCATCGACGCCCTGGAGGCGCTCGTCCGGCGCGAGCTCGCGCAGGCCGCGCCGTAG